One segment of Anser cygnoides isolate HZ-2024a breed goose chromosome 5, Taihu_goose_T2T_genome, whole genome shotgun sequence DNA contains the following:
- the SLIRP gene encoding SRA stem-loop-interacting RNA-binding protein, mitochondrial: MAAARAARAARRARWVFDIFVADVPWTVSSKELKEYFSQFGAVQRCQLPFDKDTGFHKRYCLIKCASPEDVQNILQKDSHILEGSKLSVKLQQGRRYNQQKEEKD; encoded by the exons atggcggcggccagggcggcgcgggcggcgAGGCGCGCCCGGTGGGTCTTCGACATTTTCGTGGCCGACGTGCCCTGGACGGTGTCGAGCA AGGAGCTGAAGGAGTACTTCTCGCAGTTCGGGGCCGTGCAGAGGTGCCAGCTGCCCTTC GACAAAGATACAGGCTTTCACAAACGTTATTGCTTGATTAAATGCGCATCTCCGGAAGATGTTCAGAATATACTTCAAAAGGACTCTCACATACTTGAAGGTTCCAAG CTCTCTGTCAAACTGCAGCAAGGTAGAAGATACAatcagcagaaggaagaaaaagactaA
- the SNW1 gene encoding SNW domain-containing protein 1 produces the protein MKPPAPDACAAAAGALPPLPRPGSGEDGGGKMALTSFLPAPTQLSQDQLELEERARAQRSRQTALVSSRREPPPYGYRKGWIPRVLEDFGDGGAFPEIHVAQYPLDMGRKKKMSNALAVQVDAEGKIKYDAIARQGQSKDKIIYSKYTDLVPKEVMNVDDPELQRPDEETIREITEKTRAALEKSVSQKIAAAMPVRAADKLAPAQYIRYTPSQQGVAFNSGAKQRVIRMVEMQKDPMEPPRFKINKKIPRGPPSPPAPVMHSPSRKMTVKEQQEWKIPPCISNWKNAKGYTIPLDKRLAADGRGLQTVHINENFAKLAEALYIADRKAREAVEMRAQVERKMAQKEKEKHEEKLREMAQKARERRAGIKTHVEKEDGEARERDEIRHDRRKERQHDRNLSRAAPDKRSKLQRNENRDISEVIALGVPNPRPSNEVQYDQRLFNQTKGMDSGFAGGEDEIYNVYDQPWRSGKDMAQNIYRPSKNVDKDMYGDDLEARIKTNRFVPDKEFSNSDRNTRGRGRDGPVQFEEDPFGLDKFLEEAKQHGGSKRPSDSSRPKEHEHESKKRRKE, from the exons ATGAAGCCTCCCGCTCCCGACGCATGCGCCGCAGCGGCGGGCGCCCTCCCCCCGCTCCCGCGGCCTGGCTCTGGAGAAGACGGCGGCGGCAAGATGGCGCTGACCAG TTTTTTACCAGCTCCAACCCAGCTGTCTCAAGACCAGCTAGAACTAGAAGAAAGAGCAAGAGCTCAGAGATCTAGGCAGACTGCTCTAGTCTCGTCACGAAGGGAACCTCCCCCATATGGTTACCGGAAAGGATGGATACCACGCGTACTAGAG GATTTTGGAGATGGCGGTGCTTTCCCAGAAATTCATGTGGCCCAATATCCGTTGGATATGGGCCgaaagaagaaaatgtccaATGCTTTGGCTGTTCAGGtggatgcagaaggaaaaataaaatacgaTGCAATTGCTCGACAAGGACAATCAAAGGAcaag ATTATTTACAGCAAATACACGGATCTTGTCCCAAAAGAGGTCATGAATGTGGATGATCCTGAACTGCAAAGACCAGATGAGGAGACAATTAGAGAG ATAACAGAGAAGACAAGAGCAGCCTTGGAGAAATCAGTCTCACAGAAAATTGCAGCAGCCATGCCAGTTCGAGCAGCTGACAAATTAGCTCCTGCGCAGTACATCCG GTACACACCGTCGCAGCAAGGCGTTGCCTTCAACTCTGGAGCAAAACAGAGAGTTATTCGGATGGTGGAAATGCAGAAGGATCCTATGGAGCCTCCAAGATTCAA AATTAACAAGAAGATTCCACGTGGaccaccttctcctccagcgCCTGTAATGCACTCTCCAAGTAGAAAG ATGACTGTGAAAGAGCAACAAGAGTGGAAAATTCCTCCGTGCATTTCAAACTGGAAAAATGCAAAG GGTTACACAATTCCATTAGACAAGCGTCTGGCTGCAGATGGCAGAGGATTGCAGACTGTTCATATTAATGAAAACTTTGCCAAGCTCGCTGAGGCTCTCTATATAGCTGACAGAAAG GCTCGTGAGGCTGTAGAGATGCGTGCCCAGGTGGAGAGGAAAATggctcagaaagaaaaggagaaacatgAGGAAAAGCTCCGAGAAATGGCCCAGAAAGCAAGGGAGAGAAGAGCAGGGATCAAAACCCATGTTGAAAAAG AGGATGGAGAAGCTAGAGAAAGGGATGAAATAAGACATGACCGGCGCAAAGAGAGACAGCATGACAGAAATCTCTCCAGGGCAGCCCCTGACAAAAG gtcgaagctgcagagaaatgaaaacagagataTCAGTGAAGTTATTGCCCTAGGGGTACCCAACCCTAGGCCATCCAATGAAGTCCAGTATGACCAGAGGCTGTTCAACCAGACCAAg GGTATGGACAGTGGCTTTGCTGGAGGGGAGGATGAAATTTATAATGTTTATGACCAGCCCTGGAGAAGTGGAAAAGACATGGCCCAAAACATCTACAGACCAAGTAAAAATGTGGATAAGGATATGTATGGTGATGATCTAGAGGCTCGAATAAAGACAAATAG gtTTGTTCCCGACAAAGAGTTCTCAAACTCGGATCGTAACACcagagggagaggcagggatgGACCAGTTCAATTTGAGGAGGATCCATTTGGTTTGGACAAATTTCTGGAAGAAGCCAAACAACATGGTGGTTCTAAACGGCCCTCCGATAGCAGCCGCCCTAAAGAACACGAGCATGAGAGCAAAAAGCGGAGGAAGGAATAA